A window of Rhipicephalus microplus isolate Deutch F79 chromosome X, USDA_Rmic, whole genome shotgun sequence genomic DNA:
TAAGAAGCGGTACAAGTGTCTTTCTGCGCCGGAAACTGGGTTCCAGCCTTTACCCCGCCTCGAGTCACATGAGTGTTTATGCTTGAGAAGTAACCAAACATTGTACCGGTCAGGCCGAATTTTCAAGATCGGTGCCCTGAGTCGTGTACGAAGCATGTTGCTAGGTGCCAGCTGTATTTTATCACCTGTAAGCGAAGGTAGCAACAAAATGATGAAAACTTGCATAGGTTGTATTTATATATTTCTGTGCTGGTCATAATATAATGGGGCCTTCCTATGTTGCTTGATAACTGAAAGcgactgtgattttttttagaaaaattgAGCGAGAGCTCACAACAGGCTCCTCACCACCAACGTGGCCATACTATAGTGAGCTGAAGAGGTTTATTGGCTGCCTGCCAATAAATGATCCGTCCCTCATGGAGGAAAGCTGCTGCGACACCAGTAGCGACACTGTTGAGAAGGTGTGTAACGAACAAATCACCATTGTGCACTTTCCCTGCAATCAATACAAGTACTAGTGCACTTACGCCGGTATTATTTATATGCTGATGTTTTGAACAAATTGGACTCGCAGAAGTTTTCTATTTACCTGAAAGTATACAATATGTATCATGGCTTATGTACATTAATGTCTTACCGAGCAATATTTACTCACACATGAACATTTTCGCATGTGGCTGCATTCTCTATCGTTCTATAAGGCTAACGATGATCACCAAGTCCTCCACCGACATCTAGAACTTGTTTCTGTTTGGTGTGTAATTGTCTAATGAAGCTTAACGTTTTTGAATGTAAAATTGTCTGTTTTAGCTGCAAACGTACTGCATCTACCTTTTTGTACTATATAAACAACACAAATATGTACATGATACACGATAAAAATATCTTGGTGTTTACCTAACCTCTACCGTTTCGTGATCCACTCACATTGAATGCATATGCGCCAATGCTTCCAGATCATTTGGTTACATGCGCTGCAAGTCGCATAATTCTGCTAATGATATTCTAAACTAGCCTACATACCATTTGTATGACCTCAGCCTGAATATGCAGCATCGGTCAATGTTGACCAGCATCATGAAAGTTTATCCTCAATTGTGCTGTTCATTTCATCAATGTAATTATCAAGAGTTACGATTGTGGTGTGCTGCCTCTCAgatcaatttttgtttttttgtatgaTCTTTGTAGCTGTTTTCTCTTAAATCTTTGCAGCTGATCTACGAAATGGAGAGCGGAGTCAGTTCCGAGGCTACTGAAACTAACAGCACGCCAGAGCCAGGAACACCAAATGAACAGACGCCATCACCTGCACCCACCACGCAGTCGACTCCGAGCCCTGCAAGAAGTACGGCAGCACGGGCAGCAAGGAAGCGACGGCGGCCACTGAGCGCAGCGCGTGAATTCCAAGAAGCTATGCTGGCTGAACAAAAAATGCTACGAGAGCAGCTGGAGCGGGCTCAGCAAACTGAGGTAGAGCTAAGATCTAAACACCTCCAGCTTCAAGAAAAGCTTTTAAATGCCCTCGTTGATTTCATCAATAAAAAATGAGGCAGAAAAACTGTCACTCTTTTTATTTACAAAtgccagcgcaaaaaaaaaattctaggaGCGGGCTGCCTGGGTCTGCATCCTCTCGCTGAAGTGGTCCACAAGTGCAGAACGCACACTGACTGCATTCCCAATCTGTGAATCGCTGCCACGTTCTGGTTGGGGCAGTTGGGAGTCGGACTGCTTCACTTCCTGGAGCCATTGAAGCTGAACAGCATCGCTGAAATGCTCGCAAATGTTGTTGAGCATGCAGCATGCGCGAATCACAAGGCGAGCATTTGCAATGTCGCATTCCATTCTCTTCGATGTGAAGCGAAATCTTGCCTTAAGCCTTCCAAAGGCGTTTTCTACCACACGTTTCACTCTGCTGATGTGGTAATTGAAATTTTTCTGCTCTGCACTAAGTGGGGTGTTGTGTCTAAATGACTTGATGAGGTTAGGTGTAAGTGGGAAGGCCTGGTCACAGAGCACCAGAGGTGGCAGGGCAACGCCTCCTATTGTAACAACTGGAGCCTTGAAAAGTGGTCCCTCAACCATGCCGGAGAGGCTCGAAATTTGATACACATGAGAGTCATGGCATCTTCCAGAGGCACCAACATTTATAAACCTGAAACGGTACTTGTGGTCTACAAGCGCCAGGAGAATAATGCTGTACCTGTAAAAATTAACACAAGAGTCATTAACACAAGTCAAAGTCGGTAAGAACACTTCTCTGGTTTAAAAAATGCTAGCGATATTGACACAAATATATCAATGTGGTGAGAACAAATAATGAACAGATTGCTAAGGCACAAGGGTGAAAAAATGGGCACGTTAGCTTAGACTATTCAGAGGTGGAAGTCGTATACACACATACGTCTAGATAGCAGTACATACATCGGGTAAACTATCTCGATCACAACTTATGCTCGTCTTGGTTACTATAACGCTTCGCAGCATTGTACGGCTTTTGCAAGGTACTATTGCCAATTCTTATTTGATGTTTCTAATTATGAGAAAGTTTTTCAGCGGCTCCAAGGTCTCAAATGAGATTAGCAACAAGCTTCTCGTTTGACGACACTTACTTGTGTGCacaagtaagtttttttttctgagcaggCTTTTTTTTCTGAGTAGACCTTGTTGTTTTCTCGAAATCTTGTAGCGAGGATTTCTTCATTGGATCCGTGTAATTGCAAGAAACATGCGCGGCTGCACATTCTAGGGAGAAGCTGACGTTGCTGGAGACCAATTTGTGAGTCATATAGGTAGCTTGTAACTTATAATTCGCACACAAGGAATGGTTCATATGCGGATGTTTCACATGTTCACATGCGGATTTCTCGAATATTTAGGTGCGATGCCTTACACACGAACGTTAATTACCAAAGTAGCCAAATCAACTTACCACCCATTGTAGATATAGTAATCAGTGGCATGTTCTTGTGGCGGCGAAACTGGGAAGTGGCAGCCGTCGAGGGCTCCTACAGCTTGGGGAAAGTCACTGACGGCCATGAATTCGCGAATGTGTTCGGCCATCTCAGATGGACTCAGCATCTTGATCCAGTCGCTTTGCAAGACAGAAACGATGGCTTCGCAAAACTCCTTGTAAATGCCGTTCACCGTCGATCGCCCGACGCCGAAGACACTGGCTACGACTCGGTCCTCTGCCACGGAGCGCAGTTTGAATAAGCCGATGGCCACCACCTTTTCAACCGCAATGCACTCGCGCATATTAGTTGTGACCCTCTCTAGCGAAGGGCGTAGGCTGTCCACAATGAAACGGAAGGTGGCTGGGCTCACTCGAAAACACTGCTTAAAGTGGCCGTAACCTAATAacggcaatgtgtcttcgaaccagcgttcgttgcgcacataggcccacctttcgcggttgatggctcggggggacagtgcggaagcagtcaaaatgaagctgttcatgacgagtctttgtttgaggctcatcactcttgccttcgcagcgtttaggtcatcttcgatggagccgagggcgacaagagtcaggcccacctcaactgtcgctttatctctgtctctgcgctgagacatcgcagcaccacgatgaaacgcggcacgccgtcactgacccagctggacgcagccatgtaaacagcacgacaaaaaaaaaacagcaaaacactgactgttcatagttgccagacgaactaatgttgctgctaaaaacgcaaaaaagcgaaagaaaattacaggtatgcgctttataagccaccagacaataaaaaaatacggttttatgctccggcgtcactgaatgtgatgtacatgcgcagattctttttaatatttccaatcttgctccttccacaaacagcgccattttttctgcagcgttcttctgaggcccTGCCTAAAGCAGTAGTTCGGTGCCGTGTGTCAtgagcgccactcctttctgcaaatggtccccttaggcgacaaaaggggtttacttcaaagtactttacttttgcccgtgtgtcacgggtattagTGTGTCTATCTACGTATATATCTATCAATCGATCTAGCCGTGCACTCTTGTCACTCTGGTGATCGCCCCCTTCACTTGGGGTGAACCagaattagtatgggagggtaaaatgTTAGATGAATATGACTTGCTCGTCATGGCATTAATAGTCTGATAATCTCGTCACGTACGTTGCCAAACTCTTTCCAGCAGACACGTGTGACACATACCCTTATACCATGGTTGAGAATGTGCCAGAAGTAATTAACAGTTTATTTTTGCCCAGGAACAGCGAAAACAGACATTGGCGACTCCGTGGCAACTCGACGCTGTTCTTAGAAACCGCTCGAAAACTTAGCACGCCTAATGTTGCTTAACGTATACTATAATAAATTTTCAATCTTCGTTTAGAATATCTGAGCAGATTTGCTTCTATTGCTTACAGCATACTTCGGCAGAGTTTACGATGATCACAGTTGCTTAAGCcacaacagaaaaataaaaaaatatgtgtcCGAAAGGATGGGGTATACCGTTAGAAGGGCCCTAACtcatgcagaaaaaaataaaacaaacgcaGCCGGCATGATATGAACCTGCGAggggagaccccaatggatttctagtccatcgccttaaccgcTCAGCCACGACTGCACGTGCTCCCAGTTACTACAGGATTGTGCCTGCTAGGTGCCGATTACGTTGCAAGAGCTTCATCTTCTATTGTTTGCGACCGTTTCCGCCGTATTTCGCGTCCCTCTTTTTTTTGCGTGTGAGAGGACTTACCAGCAATACTCACGTTGCAGTGCATGCAAGTAAAAGAACTCGAACCATGCCGTAGATTTAAGGAAAGCTATTCTAAGCAGCATATACGTTCTCCAAACGCGTCGTAAGAAATACGTTCTCAACGTCTTCAACACTTTTCCAAAGCCTCACTTTACCAACTTGCAACCTTTTGAAGTGAAATGAACGTCAATTCCTCTGGAATACTTTGATTATAGACAGCGCATAATATGCTAGATTAAAATACCCTGGTAACTGAAAATTTTTGTTATAGTATGGCTTCACTTTCTCAGAAGTATCATGCACTCGCTTTACGCTGTGGCTGCTTCAGAATATATTTTCTATCAGCAACCCAGAGGTTATGATCAAACATGTCAGCGATTCCTGACTTTTTAAGATATAGGTTGTGAAGGCGTAAACGCTTGTCTGTCAGAGTGAAGTTCTTTACGAAAAGTTCTCGCTAAAACTGAAGCTCTTCGCCACAcccagaaccccccccccccccaaaaaaaaaagaaagaagtattGTTCGACcttgaaggaacactcaaacCGAAAAATGAATTGATCTGAATTGGTAAATTTTACTCGTTATTGTCACAATCACTGGTCAATCATTCTAAAAGAGAATCCAGAGTTATTATTTCAAATTTGGATTTGGCTTCGAAATTTCTGCATCAATTGTTAGGGATTTCAAAGTTCGTTTTTCATATTTTAGCGACTTCCGCTCAACAAAGTTTCCCGCACCTTATAATGTTAAGTCTCTGTAGCCCTCAGAGGACATTGTATAGGCTATGGTAGgtgcgcagcatttctttgcgcagTGCACGTACTTTcagagttttaaatgcgaagcatttcttagtgaacttcggcaactttgagcgtatctatctatctatctatctatctatctatctatctatctatctatctatctatctatctatctatctatctatctatctatctatctatctatctatctatctatctatctatctatctatctatctatctatctatctatctatctatctatctatctatctatctatctatctatctatctatctatctatctatctatctatctatctatctatctaagtatccgcctacgacttatagctctcctggccgtttcgataatagtatcgacaccaaacttggtagggcataacatgactctatgaagaaaATATTTGAGAAATCATAACATGTTAATCACAAAATGTACAAAATGAATaccatgatttgcatttcattgtcctgcagctcttgcggtggtttcgttcacaaggcatgttgcaacaCTGgacggtatggcatgattgcacaGCGAAAACGACAgcctctaacatgaaaatcatgacatgcgtgccatttaacaacctgactacatgtcactttgatgatgcgctcgcggccgtttcgctagggtcacatatacaaaatttgatattacagtacgtgaatagatgacgaaggtatgtgactggtacaaacatgataatcataagatacgtgtcatgtaactatATATTTatggctacatgccatgctcatgatgcgctagcgcccgtttcgctagcttcacttatattaaatttggtattacaagacgtgagtgaatgacgaaggtatgatactggtgaaaacaaaataaacatgagatgcgtgttatacAACAAgcaacaacttgactacatgctatagTATATGCGAATGGTGAGCTCATGGTTATTTGGCTAGCTTAACTTGTACAAATTTCGGTATTACGCCACGCGAACGGacgcataggtaaatgacacatccaaacatgttaaccacgacatgcgtggcatgtaacatgactgcatgctacacgaatgatgtgctcacggccgtttcgctagctttacatatgccaaatttggtattacgtgacgccaatgtattgcgaaagtatgtgactggtgaaaacatcataatcatgagatgcgtgtcatgtgcgaATATGaatacatgccaaagtcaaggtgaggtactcggctgctgaccctcagggcgcgggttcgaatcccggctgcggcggctgcatttccgatggaggcggaattgttgtaggcccgtgtgctcaggtatgggtgcacgttaaagaaccccagatggtctaaatttccggagccctccacaacggcgtctctcataatcatgtagtgcttttgggatgttaaaccccacatatcaatcaatcaaagtcatggtgccaatacatttcgacgtgacgtagtgtgcgtgctcaccggcgttcatttcgtcgcgtcacgccggcgttgccacgccagggacggtcctgccgtatactcgcaggcgcacgccgcactgtgttgcttttacgcatgcgcgtttcagcgcatccgggcCCTTGCGTCACaataagagggagacgcagtgttgtctgggtaacgcatcggcacgaaatgtggcatgtcgcatttcgcaatGGTTGCCGTCGGGCGGCGACGACGGATTTtagttgcgcctggcgtcagactagagagtgctcacgttttgctaacgtagcgtccctGAGCCCAGCGGGAGTacacgtcaatgctacattggactCTATTGGGCCCTTcccgatgcgctcgcggccgtttgggtATCTCcaaatataccaattttggtgttatgtgatgtcaatggatgacgaaatatatgactgctgcaaacatgataattctgtcacgcgtgtaatgtaataccatcataacataccacgctcatggcgtgctcatggccatttcgctagctccacattttctaaatttggtatcacatgacgtgatagatgacgaaggtaaacgacagatccaaacatgataatcatgacatggaagtcatgtacaacaTCACTGACCTCCACCTAATGatgttgtggtgattttaaacaTTATGttaacatttttcattcgtgcttcgcatatcattcattcccactatgcgtggggtctgccaattttttatctacgtatctatctatctagcagctttCTTGTGGATGCTCTCGTGATAACCACCTTAATTTGAGTTATAGGAGAATTATTATGAGTGGGTACGACGTTTCGACAAAGACGTCTGGCTGGTCAGGAGAGGAATAACGTGAAAATCTTGTCATTTATGCCGTGAAGGGCTTTCTTAGCAGTAAATACGTGGCTGTAGTGATTGGGTATGAGCTACAGATGATTGCCAGTTAAGAACAGTGAAGACAGACACTGATAGGTAAATCACAAAAGTGTTGAAGAAAAGCTTAAATCGGCAGTGGCGACCCGAAGAAAGCAAAGAATAAATTCCAGGGTCCCTGCATGAATCTAACCCAAGGATTTTGCGTTACAATCAAGTATCTTACAaaagagccacgccaggtctgaGAACTGCTTTTCAAGTGCACCATAATGCTCATGAAATGTCAATTGGGGTGGCAATGCTGGCTATCCAAATTTTTAAACAGCACATATGTACTCCAATAGCCACCCGAGCTTCTTTCTATGTTTTGTTTGTCTGGTGTATTGCACTTGTGTACTCCATAGCGCGATCTGCGCCAGAATATCTAAAGTCATTCTAGATAGTTTTCAACTAATCTGCCGATTAGGGCGCGCAAGCCTAAATAGTTGAGTTTGTTTTAACGTATTCTGCCACCAGCAATAACACTGGATTGTTCGACTCCGCGTGTATGAATGTCGGCACGCGTGTCTATGGATCAGTTTATCGATGGCCAATGCTCTTTTTGCCAATGCAAGCGTACACCATGCATTGCTTGCTGCCGTTTCAATTTTCATTTCCCGGAGACAAATTCAGCGGAATGACAAATATTATCTTGGACATGGTGACTAATGCCTTTGCAAGCTTTCCGACTCCATGACACTAAGTCGTCAATTCTGGTGGTTCATATTATAATGCCACCTACTGAAGTGGACTTATGCAGAAGTGTCCTTGGCAACCACCCTTGCCAGTACAAAAGCTACGTATCAGGtgaccacttctggtgttgctattacTCTTGTAGCTATTGGCATTGGTACACAAATATAAAAGAGTATTTAGGCAAAACATATGCCTCCATACTCTATATATATCTGCGCATACACCATTGGCACGCATATTTTAGGTCATTTTATAACGTTTTGCAAGATAAAAATTTCAGCACATACAATATGCTTTCGCATGGTTTGCATTACAATGATATTCCCAAGAATCCGTGGGTATACCAAATTTTTAACAACGTGACCTGAAAACTAAGCTGCGTCTAGTGCGTGCCACACAATAACTCTACTGGCACGTGCTCTATTTATTATGTTTCGCATTCTAATATTCCTTAATAAATGAAGAAGGCTTGCACTTGGCCACGTACGTTTGAGAAGTAGATTAGTCACAATACGTTTTACTGCGGAGATTTTGATTTTCATTATGCCAAAACGCTTTCGCAAAAACTGTCATCATCGTTAATAGTCTATACCTTTCTGGCACTTGCAACTCAATAACTCACCTGGCGCGCGCCCTCTTCTTCATCTTTCTGAACTTCTGTTTCGCTCAGCATTCCCGCATCGAGCGCACTCTCTTGCTATGCCGATATGTCCGGCGAGAGATGGAATAACTCTGATGGGTAACAGAGCAAGCATACACAGCGAGAGAAACAAACAAATATCaagataaagaaagagaaaaagcttTGGCGAAATAATTTCGTAATTAGGCTGGATTATAAGCTGGGTAGTCATAGTGAACACTCGGCTATCCAGGCGTGCTCGTAGAGCAGAGGCTAAGCGTATAATAAAGTACATAAAAGTGGTGGGAAAGGTGACTGCAGTGGGTGAGAACGAGGTTAAGAAGTGAAACAGGTTATAgcataaagagaaagagagaaatatagaaaaagaaagtagaaactcgaaaaaaggcaaaaaaagaatataaaaagGAAATAATATATATAATGGGTAGAAAATTTTAAaggtaaaaaagaggaagaaatagacgacacacacacacatacacgaatatatatatatatatatatatatatatatatatatatatatatatatatatatatatatatatatatatatatatatatatatatatatatatatatatatcgttataGGGAGCGATGTTTATTGTACAGGCATTATGATGAATGTTTGCCGAAAGAAGGCCTGGCACAGAACACGGTCACTTCTTTTTAAAGAAGTTAGTCCTTCTCGCGTatcttcgacgccaaaatttttgtctctctgtctatacacttgtctgtttgtccacccttaacggttcTGGGTATTCGAAACGGCACTAGCCGATACCCCAAATGgcctaccc
This region includes:
- the LOC142775379 gene encoding uncharacterized protein LOC142775379, which translates into the protein MDNLTQTFRKIERELTTGSSPPTWPYYSELKRFIGCLPINDPSLMEESCCDTSSDTVEKLIYEMESGVSSEATETNSTPEPGTPNEQTPSPAPTTQSTPSPARSTAARAARKRRRPLSAAREFQEAMLAEQKMLREQLERAQQTEVELRSKHLQLQEKLLNALVDFINKK
- the LOC142777302 gene encoding uncharacterized protein LOC142777302; the encoded protein is MSQRRDRDKATVEVGLTLVALGSIEDDLNAAKARVMSLKQRLVMNSFILTASALSPRAINRERWAYVRNERWFEDTLPLLGYGHFKQCFRVSPATFRFIVDSLRPSLERVTTNMRECIAVEKVVAIGLFKLRSVAEDRVVASVFGVGRSTVNGIYKEFCEAIVSVLQSDWIKMLSPSEMAEHIREFMAVSDFPQAVGALDGCHFPVSPPQEHATDYYIYNGWYSIILLALVDHKYRFRFINVGASGRCHDSHVYQISSLSGMVEGPLFKAPVVTIGGVALPPLVLCDQAFPLTPNLIKSFRHNTPLSAEQKNFNYHISRVKRVVENAFGRLKARFRFTSKRMECDIANARLVIRACCMLNNICEHFSDAVQLQWLQEVKQSDSQLPQPERGSDSQIGNAVSVRSALVDHFSERMQTQAARS